GCTGTAGGTTTTCGCCGATGCTATTGTCCGAGTATACACAGCAGTCATGAAGCGGGGAAAGCTCGTATTTATTGTGGGTGCCATCGTTGTTGCAGGCATCGTAGTCTTAGCCATCGTATTATCACAACTGCGCTCCAGTACTTCAGAACCAACGTCGGAGCGAGTCCTTCCTTTTGTCACCACCGTCGCACCTACCGCGCACGAAGGGCGTGTCACGATACGCGGCAATGGAACGGTTCGACCACTGCGGGAAGTGACACTTGTCGCTGAAGTTGCAGGGAAGGTCACTTGGGTAGCAGACGAATTTGTCACCGGTGGAGCCTTCCGTCAGGGTCAGGAGATTCTCAGGATAGATTCCACCGATTATGCCAACGCGGTCACCGTCGCGCAGGCTGAGGTAACGCAGCGACAATTCGATTTGCTGAGAGCTGAAGAGGAGATGGAGATTTCAAAGGAGGAATGGGAACTTCTGGAGAGTCGAACGGGCATACAGAGACCGGCCGACAGCACTGAACTCGGTAGCCTTGTCTTCAAGGAGCCGCATTGGAAGGCTGCAGTCGCACAACTTCAAGGAGCTCAGGCACGGTTGCAAGATGCCGAAGCGCGTCTGAAGCGAACACGTATCACCGCCCCATACAACGGACGTTTGCGAACTAAGGGAGCGGATTTGGGGCAGTTTGTTGGGCCGGGACATGTAATCGCCTTCTTTTATGGGACAGATGTCGTTGAGATCAGTGTTCCCATCGCAGGCCGCGACATCACGCTCCTCGGCGACTTGCTAACTGGTGGAACCGGGGCTACACATGCCAGACTTCTTGCCCGTAATGCCGATGGGGAGCATGAATGGACCGGAAGCATTCATCGCACGGAAGGGACCCTAGATGAGTCTACGCGAACACTCAATGTGATCGTCCGTGTACAGAAACCCTACGAAAGCAGTGATGTGCGCCCGCCCCTTCTGGTGGGAACGTTTGTTACTGCATTCTTGGAAGGTCGGCACTTTGATCAATACTACACGCTGCCACGCGAAACCCTTAGAGAAGGTGATGTGGTCTGGGTTGTTCGTGAGGACCGCCTGTATGTGCAACCCATAGAGATCATCCAAGAAGTGGAGGACACCCTCTATGTTCTAAATGGGATCACGGACCATGACCAGGTGGTCACCAATATGCTCAACGCCATAACCGATGGCATGCGTGTACGGACCGAAATGGATTAGTCAGAAGCAGCAAATAGCTTGCCGACATGAAGAAAGCTATTGCCTACATGGCACGCAACAGCGTCGCAGCGAATCTGCTGATGTTGCTGATTCTTTTCCTCGGACTCCTGAACGTGTCAAAAATTCCGCAGGAGGTCTTTCAGGAAGCCAGCCTCGATGCTGTCGAAATCCGCGCAGACTACCGTGGAGCCTCCCCCGAAGAGGTGGAAGACGGAGTCGTGCGACGCATTGAAGAGGCGATTGATGGCGTGGATGACATTGATCAAATCTCATCCGTTGCTTCGGAAAATGTTGGCGTAGTGACGGTAAACCTGGAGTTGGGCGCTGATGTTGATAAGGCTCTCAACGACATCAAGAGTAATGTGGATCGCATCAATACATTTCCCGCTGAAGTGGAGCGGCCAATAGTGCGAGAGCTGACCAACCGTAGGAATGTTCTGCAGATTGCTATTTACGGGAACGCCGACGAGCATACACTCAAGGCATTGGCAGAACAGGTCAAGGATGAACTGACGGCACTTGACGAAATCTCCTTTGTGCGTTTGATCGGCGTGCGGGACTATGAAATATCGATTGAAGTCTCGAAAGACGCGTTGGCTGCCTATGGGCTACGTCTTTCTGATGTAGCAACTGCCGTGCGTCGTGGAAGCCTGGAACTACCTGGTGGCAGCCTGGAGACGCGCAGTGAAGAAATCCTAGTTCGTTCCAAGGGCCAGAATTATACAGCCAGAGATTTTGAGGAAATTATCGTTCTGGCAACTCCAGCAGGTGCTACTGTCCGTCTTGCGGATCTCGCCACCGTCACGGATGGATTTCAGGACGATGACATTATTGCACGATTTGGAGGACAGCCGGCAGTTCTGGTGGCGATTTCCCGCACGGGTGATGAGCGTGTCCTTGATATTGCTGAAGCCACCGAAGAGTACCTGACGGGCTTCCGTGCGAGTGTGCCGGACGGGATTTCCGTAGATACGTGGCGCAATGAGCACGCCTACCTCAAAAGCCGCCTCAACCTTCTGATCAAAAATGGAGTCGTCGGCTTCATACTTGTGACGCTCGCTTTGGTCCTGTCCATGAACCTTCACTTGGCATTGTGGACTTCCCTGGGCCTCCTGGTATCCTTTATTGGCTCGTTTACGGTAATGGCATTACTGGGAGTTTCCATCGACATGACCTCTTTGTTTGCTTTTATCGTTGCCATTGGAA
The genomic region above belongs to Rhodothermaceae bacterium and contains:
- a CDS encoding efflux RND transporter periplasmic adaptor subunit; this translates as MKRGKLVFIVGAIVVAGIVVLAIVLSQLRSSTSEPTSERVLPFVTTVAPTAHEGRVTIRGNGTVRPLREVTLVAEVAGKVTWVADEFVTGGAFRQGQEILRIDSTDYANAVTVAQAEVTQRQFDLLRAEEEMEISKEEWELLESRTGIQRPADSTELGSLVFKEPHWKAAVAQLQGAQARLQDAEARLKRTRITAPYNGRLRTKGADLGQFVGPGHVIAFFYGTDVVEISVPIAGRDITLLGDLLTGGTGATHARLLARNADGEHEWTGSIHRTEGTLDESTRTLNVIVRVQKPYESSDVRPPLLVGTFVTAFLEGRHFDQYYTLPRETLREGDVVWVVREDRLYVQPIEIIQEVEDTLYVLNGITDHDQVVTNMLNAITDGMRVRTEMD